One genomic window of Candoia aspera isolate rCanAsp1 chromosome 12, rCanAsp1.hap2, whole genome shotgun sequence includes the following:
- the LOC134504518 gene encoding neuronal migration protein doublecortin-like — protein MSTETTGALNILVTCLHDFFGDDDVFIACGPEKFRYAQDDFSLDENECRVMKGNPPTTPGSKSSPTPQKSCAKSPAPLRRSKSPADSGNLQDANGTSSSQLSTPKSKQSPISTPTSPGSLRKHKDLYLPLSLDDSDSLGDSM, from the exons GTAACTTGTCTTCACGATTTCTTTGGGGATGACGACGTATTTATCGCTTGCGGCCCAGAAAAATTCCGCTACGCCCAGGATGACTTTTCTCTGGATGAAAATG agtgTCGGGTAATGAAAGGAAACCCACCTACTACCCCAGGGAGCAAGTCATCCCCAACCCCACAGAAGAGCTGTGCAAAAAGCCCAGCTCCGTTGCGCCGGAGCAAATCACCAGCTGATTCAGGTAACCTTCAGGATG CAAATGGAACATCAAGCAGCCAGCTTTCCACACCGAAATCAAAGCAATCCCCGATCTCCACACCTACCAGTCCAGGAAGCCTCCGTAAGCACAAG GACTTGTACCTGCCTCTTTCCTTGGATGACTCTGATTCTCTTGGAGACTCCATGTAA